In Streptomyces violaceusniger Tu 4113, one DNA window encodes the following:
- a CDS encoding glycoside hydrolase family 5 protein: MRAPPRLYALVAAAVLSVVGTALVPTAASAANGPAMTTASAAPADAPPKPSMPSKPLRPNAAPPKLRASGNKLVDENGATRRLLGVNRSGGEFMCVQGYGIFDGPVDDASVKAIADWKVNAVRIPLNEECWLGLSHIDPAYGGPNYIAAVKALVARLEAHGITPIVELHWSHGRYTGGDSHCPGTEYATCQKPMPNAQYTPAFWTSVAQTFKSDQAVVFDLFNEPFPDRATSDLTAAWKCWRDGGSCPGIDFQVAGMQTLLNAVRTAGAKNLVLIPGVAYSNDLRQWLTYKPSDPAGNLAAAWHTYNFNTCSSESCFNEQLAPVIAQVPFVAGEIGENTCSHGYIDRVMAWLDAKGASYLGWTWNTWDCSSGPSLISDYNGTPTNFGVGLRDHLKGMQ, translated from the coding sequence CCCGCGCCTTTATGCCTTGGTGGCCGCCGCGGTCTTATCCGTGGTGGGCACCGCCCTGGTGCCCACCGCCGCGTCGGCGGCGAACGGCCCGGCCATGACCACCGCGTCGGCCGCCCCCGCCGACGCACCGCCGAAGCCATCGATGCCGTCCAAGCCGCTCCGCCCGAACGCCGCACCGCCGAAGCTGCGCGCCTCGGGCAACAAGCTGGTCGACGAGAACGGCGCCACCCGGCGGCTGCTCGGCGTCAACCGCTCCGGCGGTGAGTTCATGTGCGTCCAGGGATACGGCATCTTCGACGGCCCCGTGGACGACGCCTCCGTCAAGGCCATCGCGGACTGGAAGGTCAACGCGGTCCGGATCCCGCTCAACGAGGAGTGCTGGCTGGGCCTTTCCCATATCGACCCGGCCTACGGAGGGCCCAACTACATCGCGGCGGTCAAGGCGCTCGTCGCCCGGCTGGAGGCCCATGGCATCACGCCCATCGTCGAACTCCACTGGTCCCACGGCAGATACACCGGAGGGGACAGCCACTGCCCCGGCACCGAGTACGCCACCTGCCAGAAGCCGATGCCGAACGCGCAGTACACCCCGGCCTTCTGGACCTCGGTCGCCCAGACCTTCAAGAGCGACCAGGCCGTGGTCTTCGACCTGTTCAACGAGCCGTTCCCGGACCGCGCCACCTCCGACCTCACGGCAGCGTGGAAGTGCTGGCGCGACGGCGGGAGCTGCCCCGGAATCGACTTCCAGGTCGCCGGGATGCAGACCCTGCTGAACGCCGTAAGGACAGCGGGTGCCAAGAATCTGGTCCTGATCCCGGGGGTCGCCTACTCCAACGATCTGCGCCAGTGGCTGACGTACAAGCCGAGCGACCCGGCGGGCAACCTCGCCGCCGCCTGGCACACCTACAACTTCAACACCTGCTCGAGCGAGAGCTGTTTCAACGAACAGCTCGCCCCGGTCATCGCCCAGGTCCCGTTCGTGGCGGGCGAGATCGGCGAGAACACCTGCTCCCACGGCTATATCGACCGGGTCATGGCCTGGCTGGACGCCAAGGGCGCCTCGTATCTGGGCTGGACCTGGAACACCTGGGACTGTTCCTCGGGCCCGTCTCTGATCAGCGATTACAACGGCACGCCGACCAACTTCGGCGTGGGACTCCGTGATCACCTGAAGGGAATGCAATGA